In Candidatus Melainabacteria bacterium RIFOXYA2_FULL_32_9, the sequence CTCCAAATCATGGTTGGTCAGTTATGCCTCCGGGTTGTGGTTTTGAAGGATGGCAATTTGAGCAAAGAGAAAAACATAAAAAAATGGTTAGGTCAGTAAAAGAATATTTATATATGATTGAGAGCCTGTCTAAAGATGGAAAAGTTCCAGGCAAGGAAATGACTGTAGAAGAATTAAGAAAAAATATTGAAGAAAAAATTAAGCCCTGGGAGAAATTTGGCTCAATGTTCTGGTAAAACCAGCATAATTACCATAACTTTTTCTTTATTATTAGATTAAAAAATGATATAAACTTAAGTTTAAAATATTCTCCTCACGCCAAAAAGATTAACTAGTAAATTTGGAGATAAAAATGTCTGAAGCTGTTAAAAGAGTGCAAGAATTATTAAAACTCCCTCAATATTTATGTAATATGTGTGGTAAATGCTGTAAAATAGCTACTTTTAAAGGTGGATTATCCTACGAGGAAATTAAGAAATTAGCAGAAAGTACAGATGAAGATCCATCTCAAATAGAAGGAGCAAAAGATTTTTTATCAATCTTTGCACCTTACAATTCCAGAAAAGAAGCAGAAGAGGCTGGGGTAGGCTTTATTGACAGGGTATTAGAAAGATTTGGCAAGGATTCCGATGTCAGTTTCTTTTATTGCAAGTTTATAGGAGAAAATAATTCCTGCTTAATACACGAAGATCGTCCATTATTATGTCGCATGTATCCTATTCCACACGAAAGAACTTTTTACAATCCCGGTTGCGGTTTCGAAGAACAGGGCAAAAAGAATTGGCAGGAAATAGAAAATATTATTGAAGATCTCAGGAAAAAGCATCAATAATCTCTAATAATCATTTTATTTAGCTATTTAATAACTTTGACTATAGTTATAATATTAGTACTCTGTTTCAAAAGTTATGAAGACATTTTAGGGAGGTAAATTTTCTCCGTCGCTGATCCTCGTTGAAATAATTTTAAGTGATATTATTGGAAGAATTGATAACTGATAAAAGTGACTATGTCACCGAAAACATACCTCCCTAAAATAATATTTTTACCTTTCAAATTTTGTATGGTTGAGTACTAGAATACTAATTGACATATAAACAAAGCTGCAAGCATGCCGGCTATATCTGCAATAAGCCCTGCTGCAACGGCATGTCTGAAATTTTTAATACCAACAGAACCAAAATATACGGCCAAGACATAAAATGTGGTTTCAGAGCTTCCAACCATAACAGCAGCAAGCCTTGATATATAAGCATCACCACCATATTGATTAGCAATTTCTGTCATTATTCCCAAGGCGCCACTGCCGGAAAGTGGTCTGATTATTGCAAGAGGCAATATATCTGCTGGCATGCCTATCAAACCCAGAGCAGGACTAAATACCTGAGCAATGATATCAATAGCCCCAGAAGCCCTAAACATACCAATAGCTACAAGAATTGCTACAAGATAAGGAATTATTTTAACCCCGACAGAAAAACCTTCTTTAGCTCCATCTATAAATGTTTCATAAAGAGGCACTTTTCTATAAACTGCCCATAAAGGAA encodes:
- a CDS encoding spore maturation protein encodes the protein MKEIMGLLSAWAIPLMLLLIPLWAVYRKVPLYETFIDGAKEGFSVGVKIIPYLVAILVAIGMFRASGAIDIIAQVFSPALGLIGMPADILPLAIIRPLSGSGALGIMTEIANQYGGDAYISRLAAVMVGSSETTFYVLAVYFGSVGIKNFRHAVAAGLIADIAGMLAALFICQLVF